The following is a genomic window from Sulfitobacter pontiacus.
CTTTACCGGTGCCGATTTCGCCGAGGTCGGGTCGATCCCCTGCGGCTGGCAGGTCACGGACAAGCATGGCGAGCCCATGCAAGAGCCGCGCCACCCCGTACTGGCCGAAGGCAAGGTCCGCCACGTGGGCGAACCGATTGCGGCTGTCGTGGCGGAAACCCTGTCGCAGGCCCGCGATGCGGCAGAGGCGATCGTCGTTGACATCACCGATCTGCCCGCCGTCGTCGATATGAAGCAGGCCGTGCAGGAAGGCGCGCCCAAGGTTCATGACGATCTGACCTCGAACCTCTGCTACGATTGGGGCTTTGTCGAAGAGAACAAGGCTGCCGTTGACAAGGCCTTTGAAGACGCGGCCCATGTCACCACGCTGGAACTGGTCAACAACCGTCTGGTCGCCAATCCGATGGAGCCGCGCGTCGCCGTCGGCGACTATGCACGCGGGACAGGCGATCATACGCTTTACACCACCAGCCAGAACCCCCATGTGATCCGCCTGCTGATGGGGGCCTTTGTTCTGGGCATCCCCGAACACAAGCTGCGCGTCGTGGCCCCCGATGTGGGCGGCGGCTTTGGCACCAAGATTTTCCACTATCAGGAAGAGGCGTTCTGCACCTTTGCCGCCAAAGCCTGTAACCGTCCGGTGAAATGGACCTCCAGCCGGTCCGAGGCCTTCATGTCCGACGCCCACGGGCGCGACCATGTGACCAAGATCCAGATGGCGCTGGACGCGGACAATAACTTTACCGCGCTGCGCACGGACACTTACGCGAATATGGGGGCTTATCTGTCGACCTTCGCGCCGTCGGTGCCCACATGGCTGCACGGCACCTTGATGGCGGGCAACTACAAGACGCCGCTGATCTATGTGAACGTAAAGGCCGTGTTTACGAATACCGTGCCCGTCGATGCCTATCGCGGCGCGGGCCGGCCGGAGGCAACCTATCAGCTGGAACGGCTGGTGGATAAATGCGCCCATGAGCTTGGGGTCGACCCGATTGCCTTGCGGCGACAGAATTTCATCACCGAGTTCCCCTATGCCACGCCGGTCGCGGTGGAATATGACACGGGCGATTATGTGGCCACGATGGACAAGCTTGAAGAGATCGCCGATTTCGCCGGTTTCGACGCGCGCCGCAAGGAAAGCGAGGCCAAGGGCAAGCTGCGTGGATTCGGCGTGAACTGCTATATCGAGGCGTGCGGCATCGCGCCCTCGAACCTCGTGGGGCAGCTTGGCGCGCGGGCGGGTCTGTATGAATCCGCTACCGTGCGGGTCAATGCGACGGGCGGTCTGGTCGTGATGACCGGCAGCCACAGCCACGGGCAGGGGCATGAAACCGCCTTCCCGCAGGTGATCGCCGAGATGATCGGTATCCCCGAAGAGATGGTCGAGATCGTGCATGGCGACACGGCCAACACCCCGATGGGTATGGGGACCTACGGCTCGCGCTCCCTCGCGGTCGGCGGGTCTGCCATGGTCCGCGCGACAGAAAAGATTATCGCCAAGGCGACCAAGAT
Proteins encoded in this region:
- a CDS encoding xanthine dehydrogenase family protein molybdopterin-binding subunit; protein product: MPKDGGIGASSKRREDIRFLTGEGNYTDDINLHGQAHVFFLRSDIAHGVLNSVDTSAAEGMPGVVKIFTGADFAEVGSIPCGWQVTDKHGEPMQEPRHPVLAEGKVRHVGEPIAAVVAETLSQARDAAEAIVVDITDLPAVVDMKQAVQEGAPKVHDDLTSNLCYDWGFVEENKAAVDKAFEDAAHVTTLELVNNRLVANPMEPRVAVGDYARGTGDHTLYTTSQNPHVIRLLMGAFVLGIPEHKLRVVAPDVGGGFGTKIFHYQEEAFCTFAAKACNRPVKWTSSRSEAFMSDAHGRDHVTKIQMALDADNNFTALRTDTYANMGAYLSTFAPSVPTWLHGTLMAGNYKTPLIYVNVKAVFTNTVPVDAYRGAGRPEATYQLERLVDKCAHELGVDPIALRRQNFITEFPYATPVAVEYDTGDYVATMDKLEEIADFAGFDARRKESEAKGKLRGFGVNCYIEACGIAPSNLVGQLGARAGLYESATVRVNATGGLVVMTGSHSHGQGHETAFPQVIAEMIGIPEEMVEIVHGDTANTPMGMGTYGSRSLAVGGSAMVRATEKIIAKATKIASHLLEASEGDIELKDGAFTVAGTDKSVAWGDVTLAAYVPHNYPLEDIEPGLEETAFYDPSNFTYPSGAYACEVELDPETGHVTIDRFAAADDFGNIVNPMIVSGQVHGGIAQGIGQALMENCAYDSDGQLLSASYMDYAMPRASDLPFYTVDHSCQTPCTHNPLGVKGCGEAGAIGSPPAVVNAVLDAMRSGGKDVGHIDMPVTPARVWAAMNG